One Malaclemys terrapin pileata isolate rMalTer1 chromosome 21, rMalTer1.hap1, whole genome shotgun sequence DNA window includes the following coding sequences:
- the LOC128827391 gene encoding protein RoBo-1-like: protein PAVTRGSPPSLSFSFSVFNKDGTQNTYFYKQCLSSYKSDIEVPISFTVGNGKYVRINTTRCNTDNCNSAVLGVPTGSTTKNGLQCPTCFALNFTLCNSSVTPCTGDETYCIDFTGFLYQGSSRSPFQAKGCATASAQAIKPGANLATALYTFDFFWGKSVPAEKIPTNPPPITATSRETPTATPSTTTTTTLSTTTTTLATTTAAIPNATTPPKRTTSPKTTTSSKPARPAHATHSGASPALGKFSFALYLPGLTGLLLVKLLS, encoded by the exons cctgcTGTTACTCGAGGGTCCCCTCCCAGcctctcattttctttttctgtctttaACAAAGATGGGACACAGAACACGTACTTCTACAAACAGTGTCTGAGTAGCTATAAGAGTGACATCGAAGTCCCCATCTCCTTCACTGTTGGGAATGGCAAGTATGTGAGGATCAACACCACACGATGCAACACAGATAACTGTAACTCGGCTGTACTTGGAG TGCCCACGGGGAGCACCACCAAGAATGGGCTGCAGTGCCCAACCTGCTTCGCTCTGAACTTCACTCTCTGCAACAGCTCAGTCACCCCTTGTACCGGGGACGAGACCTATTGCATCGATTTCACTGGGTTTCTATACCAAG GTTCATCTCGTTCACCATTTCAAGCAAAAGGCTGCGCTACTGCGTCTGCTCAGGCCATTAAACCTGGAGCCAACCTGGCTACTGCACTCTACACATTTGACTTTTTTTGGGGGAAATCTGTCCCAGCGGAGAAAATACCCACGAACCCCCCGCCCATAACCGCCACCTCCCGAGAAACACCCACTGCCACCCCcagcacaaccaccaccaccaccctctcaacaaccaccaccactctCGCTACAACCACCGCCGCCATCCCCAACGCAaccaccccccccaaaagaacTACCTCACCCAAAACAACCACCTCATCCAAACCCGCCCGCCCCGCCCATGCAACCCACAGTGGAGCCAGCCCGGCTCTGGGGAAATTCTCCTTTGCCCTCTACCTGCCTGGCCTGACTGGGCTGCTGCTGGTGAAGCTGCTCTCCTGA